Proteins encoded by one window of Gallus gallus isolate bGalGal1 mitochondrion, complete sequence, whole genome shotgun sequence:
- the ATP6 gene encoding ATP synthase F0 subunit 6 — protein sequence MNLSFFDQFSSPCLLGIPLILPSLLLPALLLPSPGNRWINNRLSTIQLWFTHLITKQLMTPLNKAGHKWALLLTSLILMLLSINLLGLLPYTFTPTTQLSMNMALALPLWLATLLTGLRNQPSASLGHLLPEGTPTPLIPALIMIETTSLLIRPLALGVRLTANLTAGHLLIQLISTATIALLPMMPSISALTALILFLLTILEVAVAMIQAYVFVLLLSLYLQENI from the coding sequence ATGAACCTAAGCTTCTTCGACCAATTCTCAAGCCCCTGCCTACTAGGAATCCCTCTAATCCTCCCATCACTCCTTCTTCCAGCCCTCCTACTTCCATCACCAGGAAACCGATGGATCAACAACCGCCTCTCCACCATCCAACTCTGATTCACCCACCTAATCACAAAACAACTAATAACCCCCCTAAACAAGGCAGGTCACAAATGAGCCCTCCTACTCACCTCACTTATCCTAATACTCCTCTCCATTAACCTCCTAGGCCTCCTCCCCTACACCTTCACCCCAACTACCCAACTATCAATAAACATGGCCTTAGCCCTGCCACTATGACTAGCCACCTTACTAACAGGCCTGCGAAACCAACCCTCCGCCTCCTTAGGACACCTACTCCCTGAAGGCACCCCCACCCCACTGATTCCAGCCCTAATCATAATCGAAACAACCAGCCTACTTATTCGGCCATTAGCCCTAGGAGTACGCCTAACAGCAAACCTCACAGCTGGTCACCTACTTATCCAACTTATCTCTACAGCCACAATCGCCCTACTACCAATAATGCCATCAATCTCCGCCCTAACGGCACTCATCCTATTCCTACTAACCATCCTAGAAGTGGCAGTAGCAATAATCCAAGCCTACGTCTTCGTCCTCCTCCTAAGCCTCTACTTACAAGAAAATATTTAA
- the COX3 gene encoding cytochrome c oxidase subunit III (TAA stop codon is completed by the addition of 3' A residues to the mRNA) gives MAHQAHSYHMVDPSPWPIFGAAAALLTTSGLIMWFHYSSTTLLTMGLLSMLLVMLQWWRDVVRESTFQGHHTPTVQKGLRYGMILFITSEAFFFLGFFWAFFHSSLAPTPELGGQWPPTGVKPLNPLEVPLLNTAILLASGVTVTWAHHSITEGNRKQAIHALTLTILLGFYFTALQAMEYHEASFSIADSVYGSTFFVATGFHGLHVIIGSSFLTVCLLRLIKFHFTPNHHFGFEAAAWYWHFVDIIWLFLYMSMYWWGS, from the coding sequence ATGGCACACCAAGCACACTCCTACCACATAGTTGACCCAAGCCCATGACCAATCTTCGGCGCAGCCGCAGCACTACTAACCACCTCTGGCCTAATCATATGGTTCCACTACAGCTCGACCACCCTACTGACAATAGGCCTCCTCTCTATACTTCTAGTCATGCTGCAATGATGACGAGACGTAGTCCGAGAAAGCACCTTCCAGGGCCACCACACCCCAACTGTCCAAAAGGGCCTACGATACGGAATAATCCTTTTCATTACATCAGAGGCCTTCTTCTTCCTAGGATTCTTCTGAGCCTTCTTCCACTCAAGCCTAGCCCCAACACCAGAACTGGGGGGCCAATGGCCCCCAACAGGAGTCAAACCCCTAAACCCCCTTGAAGTACCCCTACTAAATACAGCAATCCTCCTAGCCTCAGGAGTCACCGTTACATGGGCTCACCACAGCATCACAGAAGGAAACCGAAAACAAGCCATCCACGCACTAACTCTCACAATCCTCCTAGGATTCTATTTCACAGCCCTACAAGCAATAGAGTACCATGAAGCCTCCTTCTCAATCGCTGACAGCGTCTACGGCTCCACCTTCTTCGTCGCTACAGGGTTCCACGGACTACATGTAATCATTGGATCATCCTTTTTAACAGTTTGCCTCCTACGACTAATCAAATTCCACTTCACACCAAACCACCACTTCGGATTTGAAGCAGCAGCCTGATACTGACACTTCGTAGACATCATCTGACTCTTCCTCTACATATCCATATACTGATGAGGATCTT
- the ND3 gene encoding NADH dehydrogenase subunit 3 (frameshift mechanism unknown (Mindell et al., 1998, Mol. Biol. Evol., 15:1568-1571)) encodes MNTLTFMLSLSFLLSAALTTMNFWLAQMAPDTEKLSPYECGFDPLGSARLPFSIRFFLVAILFLLFDLEIALLLPLPWAIQLAHPMMTLTWATTIIALLTFGLIYEWTQGGLEWAE; translated from the exons ATGAACACACTTACATTTATACTCTCACTATCCTTTCTACTAAGCGCTGCACTAACTACTATAAACTTTTGACTAGCCCAAATAGCCCCAGACACAGAAAAACTGTCACCGTACGAATGCGGATTTGACCCACTAGGATCAGCCCGACTCCCATTCTCAATCCGATTCTTCCT AGTAGCCATCCTATTCCTTTTATTCGACCTAGAAATCGCCCTGCTTCTTCCCCTTCCATGAGCCATCCAACTTGCACACCCTATAATAACCCTTACTTGAGCCACCACTATCATCGCCCTCCTCACATTTGGTCTCATCTACGAATGAACTCAGGGCGGCTTAGAATGAGCAGAATAA
- the ND4L gene encoding NADH dehydrogenase subunit 4L — translation MSPLHFSFYSAFTFSSLGLAFHRTHLISALLCLESMMLSMFIPLSIWPVENQTPSFALVPILMLAFSACEAGTGLAMLVASARTHGSDHLHNLNLLQC, via the coding sequence ATGTCTCCCCTACACTTCAGCTTCTATTCTGCATTCACATTCAGCAGCCTAGGACTAGCATTCCACCGAACACACCTCATCTCTGCCCTACTATGCCTAGAGAGCATAATACTATCCATATTCATCCCCCTCTCAATCTGACCAGTAGAAAACCAAACCCCATCATTCGCCCTTGTACCTATCCTAATACTAGCCTTCTCAGCATGCGAAGCTGGCACAGGCCTAGCCATACTAGTAGCTTCTGCACGAACACATGGCTCTGACCACCTACACAACCTAAACCTTCTACAATGCTAA